A stretch of Corallococcus soli DNA encodes these proteins:
- a CDS encoding methyl-accepting chemotaxis protein → MRQLSGLKLRGRLTLWVCLLLIAALTPVVAAGVHVIQRTVEQQVQGVLQVEAEGLRELVESSLQEREANARAWTEDAIVRGALLFGTYAKSDAVLATLNDRHASFAGLVLFTEDGRAVSVSRPALRETFAGREREVLATPWFQAALEDRLDPDLLTAALTRDDAAFGRPVMPLALPVLSPISGARVGVLLAAYDWSQVEQVVAGALQRSRERGQRSFTLEILDPNGASLYSSRAPGVPTPHQTVRAQAEDDSTRAGVGSRWRFVATMDAKEAFQPLRDFLQLSVLAVAALLLLAALAAWALARGVTRPITTLSDLVSRVVREGDLTQKVALHGHRDEVGELASAFARMMDHLRESTSSLQQGTRVMGQTVAELTSVTEQQQRNLTRQAAALQETQVTAQEIQQTSQLAAERSQAVLGLVTRAREVGSAGEATLEASLDGFEQLREHGVRFAEGVAALNVRTHQIGGITQTVKDLADQSNMLALNAAIEAARSGEHGKGFGVVAREIRGLADQSIQATSRVRDILDDIRGGIHGTVALSEEGQRRSEAGLAQVHASSQSLRALTGIIQDNASAAQQIAMAVTQQNAGIAQIFTAVTDLSRMMDDTVQAMQGTQRMTHTLRDVAERMESVAGVWRV, encoded by the coding sequence ATGCGCCAGCTGTCCGGCTTGAAACTGAGGGGTCGCCTCACGCTGTGGGTCTGCCTGCTGCTCATCGCCGCGCTCACGCCCGTCGTCGCGGCGGGCGTCCACGTCATCCAGAGGACCGTGGAGCAGCAGGTCCAGGGCGTCCTCCAGGTGGAGGCCGAAGGATTGCGCGAGCTCGTGGAGTCGTCGCTGCAGGAGCGGGAGGCGAACGCCCGCGCGTGGACGGAGGACGCCATCGTGCGCGGCGCGCTCCTCTTCGGCACCTACGCGAAGAGCGACGCGGTGCTCGCCACGTTGAACGACAGGCACGCGAGCTTCGCGGGCCTGGTGCTCTTCACCGAGGACGGCCGCGCGGTCTCCGTCAGCCGGCCCGCGCTGCGCGAAACCTTCGCGGGCCGTGAACGCGAGGTGCTCGCCACGCCCTGGTTCCAGGCCGCGCTGGAGGACCGGCTGGACCCGGACCTCCTCACTGCGGCCCTCACCCGGGACGACGCCGCCTTCGGCCGCCCGGTGATGCCCCTGGCCCTGCCCGTGCTCAGCCCCATCTCCGGGGCGCGCGTGGGCGTGCTGCTGGCCGCGTATGACTGGAGCCAGGTGGAGCAGGTCGTCGCGGGCGCGCTCCAGCGCTCACGGGAGCGGGGCCAGCGCAGCTTCACGCTGGAGATCCTCGACCCGAACGGGGCATCGCTCTACAGCTCGCGGGCCCCGGGCGTCCCCACGCCGCACCAGACGGTGCGGGCGCAGGCGGAGGACGACAGCACCCGCGCCGGGGTGGGCAGCCGCTGGCGCTTCGTCGCGACGATGGACGCGAAGGAGGCCTTCCAGCCCCTGCGCGACTTCCTCCAGCTCAGCGTCCTCGCGGTGGCCGCGCTCCTGCTGCTGGCCGCCCTGGCCGCCTGGGCGCTGGCGCGCGGGGTGACGCGCCCCATCACCACGCTGAGCGACCTGGTGTCCCGCGTGGTCCGCGAGGGCGACCTCACCCAGAAGGTGGCGCTCCACGGCCACCGGGACGAGGTGGGCGAGCTGGCATCCGCCTTCGCGCGGATGATGGACCACCTGCGCGAGTCCACCTCCAGCCTCCAGCAGGGCACCCGGGTGATGGGACAGACGGTGGCGGAGCTGACGAGCGTCACCGAACAGCAACAGCGCAACCTCACCCGGCAGGCGGCCGCGCTCCAGGAGACGCAGGTCACCGCGCAGGAGATCCAACAGACCTCGCAGCTGGCCGCCGAGCGCTCCCAGGCGGTGCTGGGCCTGGTGACCCGGGCGCGCGAGGTGGGCAGCGCCGGCGAGGCGACGCTCGAAGCCAGCCTGGACGGCTTCGAACAACTGCGCGAACACGGGGTGCGCTTCGCGGAGGGCGTCGCCGCGCTCAACGTGCGCACGCATCAGATTGGCGGCATCACCCAGACGGTGAAGGACCTGGCGGACCAGTCCAACATGCTCGCGCTCAACGCGGCCATCGAAGCGGCGCGCTCCGGGGAGCACGGCAAGGGCTTTGGCGTGGTGGCCCGGGAGATCCGCGGCCTCGCGGACCAGTCCATCCAGGCCACCAGCCGGGTGCGCGACATCCTGGACGACATCCGCGGCGGCATCCACGGCACCGTCGCGCTCTCCGAAGAGGGCCAGCGCCGCTCCGAGGCGGGCCTTGCCCAGGTGCACGCCAGCAGCCAGAGCCTGCGCGCGCTGACGGGCATCATCCAGGACAACGCCTCCGCGGCCCAGCAGATCGCCATGGCCGTGACGCAGCAGAACGCGGGCATCGCGCAGATCTTCACCGCCGTCACGGACCTGTCGCGGATGATGGACGACACCGTCCAGGCCATGCAGGGCACCCAGCGGATGACGCACACCCTGCGCGACGTGGCCGAACGGATGGAGTCCGTGGCCGGCGTCTGGCGCGTCTGA
- a CDS encoding PspC domain-containing protein: protein MDVTTSCRSCSKPLSAEATRCPHCRKRTVPMHRGEGRALLGVCSALARELDVDVALVRVAFVLMLFASGGGSLLLYLLLWAFIPATPWGKAPLQGPLDWVARVGNAPVDDDAPRWERRV from the coding sequence ATGGACGTCACGACATCCTGCAGGAGCTGTTCGAAGCCGCTGTCCGCGGAGGCGACGCGCTGCCCGCACTGCCGCAAGCGGACGGTGCCGATGCACCGGGGAGAGGGGCGGGCGCTGCTGGGCGTGTGCTCGGCGCTGGCCCGGGAGCTGGACGTGGACGTCGCGCTGGTGCGGGTGGCGTTCGTGTTGATGCTGTTCGCGTCGGGCGGCGGCAGCCTGCTGCTCTACCTGCTGCTCTGGGCGTTCATCCCGGCGACGCCGTGGGGGAAGGCCCCGCTGCAGGGGCCCCTGGACTGGGTGGCCCGGGTGGGCAACGCGCCCGTGGATGACGACGCGCCCCGCTGGGAGCGGCGCGTCTGA
- the aceB gene encoding malate synthase A has translation MDASTAQNPPTFGPGVSIEGGWHPDYAAVLTQDAMAFVAKLARTFGERREALLERRKKVAEGWRKGERPHFLPETADVRKGDWTVAPVPADLQDRRVEITGPVDRKMIINALNSGASVFMADFEDANSPTWDNVVRGQVNLRDAVRKSISFTAENGKQYALNEKHAVLFVRPRGWHLPERHVRIDGKPISGSLFDFGLFFFHNAREQLKRGTGPYFYLPKMQSHLEARLWNDVFHLAQSELDIPRGTIKATVLIETLPAAFEMDEILYELREHSAGLNCGRWDYIFSFIKTLQSDASVVLPDRGQVTMDKGFLNAYSQLLIQTCHRRGAHAMGGMAAFIPIKGDAAANDAVMAKVRTDKEREAKNGHDGTWVAHPGLVPVARAIFDARMQGPNQVANKREDVRVTEADLLQVPSGTRTEEGLRHNLRVGIQYTAAWLGGLGCVPLYNLMEDAATAEISRAQVWQWIHHGATLDDGQKVTLELFRKLLAEEMAQLNREGVTERYGQAHVEKSRALFEQLSTSPTFEDFLTLPAYEALDAKA, from the coding sequence ATGGACGCCAGCACCGCCCAGAACCCGCCGACCTTCGGACCCGGCGTGAGCATCGAGGGGGGCTGGCACCCGGACTACGCGGCGGTGCTGACGCAGGACGCCATGGCCTTCGTGGCGAAGCTGGCGCGCACCTTCGGCGAGCGGCGCGAGGCCCTGCTGGAGCGGCGCAAGAAGGTGGCGGAGGGGTGGCGCAAGGGCGAGCGGCCGCACTTCCTCCCGGAGACGGCGGACGTCCGCAAGGGGGACTGGACGGTGGCCCCGGTGCCCGCGGACCTCCAGGACCGGCGCGTTGAAATCACCGGGCCGGTGGACCGCAAGATGATCATCAACGCGCTCAACTCCGGCGCGAGCGTGTTCATGGCGGACTTCGAGGACGCCAACAGCCCCACCTGGGACAACGTGGTGCGCGGCCAGGTGAACCTGCGCGACGCCGTCCGCAAGAGCATCTCCTTCACGGCGGAGAACGGGAAGCAGTACGCGCTGAATGAAAAGCACGCCGTCCTCTTCGTGCGCCCGCGCGGCTGGCACCTGCCGGAGCGCCACGTCCGCATCGACGGCAAGCCCATCTCCGGCTCGCTCTTCGACTTCGGCCTGTTCTTCTTCCACAACGCCCGGGAGCAGCTGAAGCGCGGCACCGGCCCGTACTTCTACCTGCCCAAGATGCAGAGCCACCTGGAGGCCCGGCTGTGGAACGACGTGTTCCACCTGGCCCAGAGCGAGCTGGACATCCCGCGCGGCACCATCAAGGCCACCGTCCTCATCGAGACGCTGCCCGCCGCGTTCGAGATGGACGAAATCCTCTACGAGCTGCGCGAGCACTCGGCCGGCCTCAACTGCGGCCGCTGGGACTACATCTTCAGCTTCATCAAGACGCTCCAGTCGGACGCGTCCGTGGTGCTGCCCGACCGGGGCCAGGTCACCATGGACAAGGGCTTCCTCAACGCCTACTCGCAGCTGCTCATCCAGACCTGCCACCGCCGGGGCGCGCACGCCATGGGGGGCATGGCCGCCTTCATCCCCATCAAGGGTGACGCCGCCGCCAACGACGCGGTGATGGCCAAGGTGCGCACCGACAAGGAGCGCGAGGCGAAGAACGGCCACGACGGCACCTGGGTCGCGCACCCCGGCCTCGTCCCCGTGGCCAGGGCCATCTTCGATGCGCGGATGCAGGGCCCCAACCAGGTGGCCAACAAGCGCGAGGACGTCCGCGTCACCGAAGCGGACCTGCTCCAGGTGCCCTCCGGCACCCGCACGGAGGAGGGCCTGCGCCACAACCTCCGCGTGGGCATCCAGTACACCGCCGCGTGGCTGGGCGGCCTGGGCTGCGTGCCCCTCTACAACCTGATGGAGGACGCGGCCACGGCCGAAATCTCCCGCGCCCAGGTGTGGCAGTGGATCCACCACGGCGCCACGCTGGACGACGGCCAGAAGGTGACGCTGGAGCTGTTCCGCAAGCTGCTGGCGGAGGAGATGGCCCAGCTGAACCGCGAGGGCGTGACCGAACGCTACGGCCAGGCCCACGTGGAGAAGTCCCGAGCCCTCTTCGAGCAGCTGTCCACCTCGCCCACCTTCGAGGACTTCCTCACCCTGCCGGCCTACGAGGCCCTGGATGCGAAGGCCTGA
- the aceA gene encoding isocitrate lyase, whose translation MYDATPTTSDASPHAKLHAQRFEGITRTYSEKDVEKLRGSIRVSHTLAEMGARRLWELLHTDEYINALGALTGNQAVQMVRAGLKAIYLSGWQVAADANSAGQMYPDQSLYPVDSVPSVVKKINNALRRADQIDHAEGRNDRYWFAPIIADAEAGFGGPLNAYELMKGMIEAGAAGVHFEDQLASEKKCGHMGGKVLVPTSHFVRTLTAARLASDVMGVSTLLVARTDADSAKLLMSDADEYDHAFIDKAAGRTAEGFYRIKGGLECAIARGLAYAPYADLVWCETSTPDLAQAKAFSEGIRKKFPNKMLAYNCSPSFNWKKNLDDATIAKFQRELGAMGYKFQFVTLAGFHALNFSMYELARKYKDRGMAAYSEMQQSEFGAEKDGYTATRHQREVGTGYFDQVAEVISGGSASTLALHESTEAHQF comes from the coding sequence ATGTACGACGCGACGCCGACCACTTCCGATGCCTCCCCTCACGCGAAGCTCCATGCCCAGCGCTTCGAGGGAATCACCCGCACCTACTCCGAGAAGGACGTGGAGAAGCTGCGCGGCTCCATCCGCGTGAGCCACACCCTGGCGGAGATGGGTGCCCGTCGCCTGTGGGAGCTGCTCCACACGGACGAGTACATCAACGCGCTGGGCGCCCTCACCGGCAACCAGGCCGTGCAGATGGTGCGCGCGGGCCTGAAGGCCATCTACCTGTCCGGCTGGCAGGTCGCCGCGGACGCGAACTCCGCCGGCCAGATGTACCCGGACCAGAGCCTGTACCCGGTGGACAGCGTCCCCAGCGTGGTGAAGAAGATCAACAACGCCCTGCGCCGCGCGGACCAGATCGACCACGCGGAGGGCCGCAATGACCGCTACTGGTTCGCGCCCATCATCGCGGACGCGGAGGCCGGCTTCGGCGGTCCGCTCAACGCCTATGAGCTGATGAAGGGCATGATTGAAGCGGGCGCCGCGGGCGTGCACTTCGAGGACCAGCTGGCCAGCGAGAAGAAGTGCGGCCACATGGGCGGCAAGGTGCTGGTGCCCACCAGCCACTTCGTGCGCACGCTGACGGCGGCGCGCCTGGCGTCGGACGTGATGGGCGTGTCCACGCTGCTGGTGGCCCGCACGGACGCGGACAGCGCCAAGCTGCTGATGAGCGACGCGGACGAGTACGACCACGCCTTCATCGACAAGGCGGCCGGCCGCACGGCGGAGGGCTTCTACCGCATCAAGGGTGGCCTGGAGTGCGCCATCGCGCGCGGCCTGGCGTACGCGCCCTACGCGGACCTGGTGTGGTGCGAGACCAGCACCCCGGACCTCGCGCAGGCGAAGGCCTTCTCCGAGGGCATCCGCAAGAAGTTCCCCAACAAGATGCTCGCGTACAACTGCTCGCCTTCCTTCAACTGGAAGAAGAACCTGGACGACGCCACCATCGCGAAGTTCCAGCGCGAGCTGGGCGCCATGGGCTACAAGTTCCAGTTCGTCACGCTGGCCGGCTTCCACGCGCTGAACTTCTCGATGTACGAGCTGGCGCGGAAGTACAAGGACCGCGGCATGGCGGCCTACAGCGAGATGCAGCAGTCGGAGTTCGGCGCGGAGAAGGACGGCTACACCGCCACGCGCCACCAGCGCGAGGTGGGCACCGGCTACTTCGACCAGGTGGCCGAGGTCATCTCCGGCGGCAGCGCCAGCACCCTGGCCCTGCACGAGTCCACGGAAGCCCACCAGTTCTAG
- a CDS encoding TIGR04013 family B12-binding domain/radical SAM domain-containing protein: MSPTPRKVSLVLSYQYPGKYAFTVLAGAVESDPALADVSLHFPRSRETLLDTLRERADAGDTVVAAWSFYSASFGPSVEELKWVRERLEGRDVLCLAGGVHATAETLQTLQAGFDLVAVGEGEYTLRTLLARVLKGEDPRGTHGVAHLVDGKLIQHGHGEGVRLDDFPPFAARHVKFGAIEITRGCIYACRFCQTPFMSKARFRHRSVANVAHWARELRRTGRRDLRFITPTSMSYGTPNEAMNLAAVEELLAAVTEAMAPDGRIYYGTFPSEVRPEHVTPEALALLKRYVANDNLIIGGQSGSERILQATRRGHDVETVVRATKLAVEGGFVPNVDFILGLPGEEPSDVEATLDLMQRLSELGARVHGHTFMPLPGTPYRDAPPGRMDARTQQRLDQLASQGRLYGHWKQQGALAEAIVARRQPRAR, translated from the coding sequence CCTCGCAAGGTCTCGCTCGTCCTGAGCTATCAGTACCCCGGCAAGTACGCCTTCACCGTGCTCGCGGGCGCCGTGGAGTCGGACCCGGCGCTCGCGGACGTGTCGCTGCACTTCCCGCGCAGCCGCGAGACGCTGCTGGACACCCTGCGGGAGCGCGCGGACGCGGGCGACACCGTGGTCGCCGCGTGGTCGTTCTACTCCGCCAGCTTTGGCCCCTCCGTGGAGGAGCTGAAGTGGGTGCGCGAGCGGCTGGAGGGCCGCGACGTGCTCTGCCTCGCGGGCGGCGTCCACGCCACCGCGGAGACGCTCCAGACGCTCCAGGCCGGCTTCGACCTCGTCGCCGTGGGCGAGGGCGAATACACCCTGCGCACGCTGCTCGCCCGCGTGCTCAAGGGCGAGGACCCCCGGGGCACGCACGGCGTCGCGCACCTGGTGGACGGCAAGCTCATCCAGCACGGCCACGGCGAGGGCGTGCGCCTGGATGACTTCCCCCCGTTCGCCGCGCGGCACGTGAAGTTCGGCGCCATCGAAATCACGCGCGGCTGCATCTACGCCTGCCGCTTCTGCCAGACGCCCTTCATGAGCAAGGCGCGCTTCCGGCACCGCTCCGTGGCCAACGTCGCGCATTGGGCGCGCGAGCTGCGGCGCACCGGCCGCCGCGACCTGCGCTTCATCACGCCCACGTCCATGTCCTACGGCACGCCCAACGAGGCGATGAACCTGGCCGCCGTGGAGGAGCTGCTCGCCGCCGTCACCGAGGCCATGGCCCCGGACGGGCGCATCTACTACGGCACCTTCCCCTCGGAGGTGCGGCCCGAACACGTCACGCCCGAAGCCCTGGCGCTGCTCAAACGCTACGTGGCCAACGACAACCTCATCATCGGCGGCCAGTCCGGCTCCGAGCGCATCCTCCAGGCCACCCGGCGTGGCCACGACGTGGAGACGGTGGTGCGCGCGACGAAGCTCGCGGTGGAGGGCGGCTTCGTGCCCAACGTGGACTTCATCCTGGGCCTGCCCGGCGAGGAGCCCTCCGACGTGGAGGCCACGCTGGACCTGATGCAGCGGCTGTCGGAGCTGGGCGCGCGCGTGCACGGCCACACCTTCATGCCGCTGCCCGGCACCCCCTACCGGGACGCGCCGCCCGGCCGCATGGACGCGCGCACCCAGCAGCGGCTGGACCAGCTCGCGTCCCAGGGACGGCTGTACGGCCACTGGAAGCAGCAGGGCGCGCTCGCGGAAGCCATCGTCGCCCGCAGACAGCCGCGCGCCCGGTAG